caaacccgagcggccccaaatGAATCTGCAGCCACGAACGAAAAAGAtgagtcgatacgatggcaatcggatacctccgaacGATGCAAAAATCGtaaagaagctcgacaagcgacaattcaatacatgagtaaaagaggtagcagaaagttttcttctcatattatttgtcaaatatacatcatagagccattgaggttaaggaagaaggataactgaaaggcgagccgacgtgacaaCTACCGGCAACCTACAgacaacatcaaaaaaaaaaaaaaagagaagaaaagaagagaagtagaagggaatacaacaacaacaatggtaaaggaaagaagttcggcagataacaattcgacgcaaagtgcgaacgaagtaacaaaatctccttctcatttttcaattaacaagatgtacgttacaagacccggagggtcagaaaaagaaaatattattacaagactcgaaagggatacaccggaggctacttcgagctgtagacttctcttcctggttctgtccttcccagcagtattttctagtacgtgtgacaagcctctcggctctcgccccccgcctcgttccgctccatctctGAAATCccaaccttagggggaaaaggatgggatagaatctagggggcagcaaaggcaacggcagcgacgaTGACGacttgtttcaagaagaaccggaattACCCCAGAGGCAGCGATGGCACCAGAGACATGCGCCACCGccatgtgctccacgacaaccaccatcctgggtgttccggtaaggtcggcatgcgctacttccaccgtccctacaataagttctactgccccaccgtcggcgccgaccgcttctggtccctcgaccccgacgatatcaaggatcccgccacggcttgtgacgaaagctctgcccccttgaccggtgtcaccccgttcaactactccaaaattctcaggcgggacgccttcaccggttgtccccattattaaatccctgttgttgaaggaattctccctcgagccccctttaaggcgatggaaaccctcagcggcagtttgacaaccggagaactcgcagatcactgttctcctcctcgcactcttcctagtccgtggcatcctcttgaggttggcctccggggcggaggccccggcgggagaacccctcggggAGACTCGGAGAACTGAAGACGGTGgagagccgacggagatggcaaagaccagcacgaaggacgctcggagtcagaaagggcaccgatggagtggctgagtggctaagctctcaggcggaaAAAAGACATCGACcctcaggcaaagtgaagcccctggaggaaaggcgggggcttaaataggcaacggagcctgacgcagttatggtggcaggtgtccctaggccaaccagtgcccaccgcgtgtcccactcatcgtggcctagggttgaccgttcgcagactttcatggcgtgacgcttaggatcacgtcctggtgggagttccgaaaagacccttcgggtcgccctaatcggaaaaaggctccggcgcacgcgcattaaatgccaaaatatctgaggacgatcgcacgcggacatcgagggagcaacttcggttgtgacaatctttctgtactttcttcattcgaaactcgaactcggaagtagggagactggtgttaggtgtaaaaccccccagccgaagtgaCCCCTCGAAGATTctacaagaagactccgtccggactcctacgggagccggacttcgcccttgactccgatcgcaagaagactccgttcggactcctaagggagtcggacttcgccctcgacttcgactgcaggcaaattccatccggactcctacgggagccggacttcgtcctcgacttcggctgcaggcaagctccgtccggactcctacaggagccgaacttcgtcctcgatttcgaacgctggtaagctccgtccggactcctacgggaatcggaccccgtctccgacttcaactgcaggcaagctccgtccggactcctacaggagccggacttcgcctccaacttctgctgcaggcaaactccgtccggactcctacgggagtcggatttcaccctcgactttgatcataagaagactccgtccggactcctaagggagccggacttcgccctcgacttcggctgcaggcaaactccgtccggactcctatgggagtcggacttcgccctcaactttggctgcaggcaagctccatccggactcctacgggagccgaactttgtcctcgatttcgaacgctggtaagctccgtccggacttctacaggaacCGGAccccgtctccgacttcaactgcaggcaagctccatctggactcctacgggagccggactctgcctccaacttcggctgcaggcaaactccgtccggactcctacgggagcgggacttcgtcctcgactccgattgcaagaagactccatccggactcctaagggagccagacttcgccctcgacttcgactgcaggcaaacttcgtccggactcctacgggagccggacttcaccctcgacttcggctgcaggcaagctccgtccggactcctacgggagccacacTTCGTCCTCGAtttcgaacgctggtaagctccgttcggactcctacgggaatcggaccccatctccgacttcaactgcaggcaagctccgtccggactcctacgggagccggactccgccttcaacttcgactgcaggcaaactccatccggactcctacgggagccggacttcgccctcgactccgatcgcaagaagactccgttcggactcctaagggagccagacttcaccctcgattttggctgcaggcaaactccatccggactcctacgggagccggacttcaccttcgactttgatcgaaagaaagctccgtccggactcctacgggagccgaacttcatcctcgacttcgaacactggtaagctccgtccgggctcctacgggaatcggaccccatctccgacttcaactgcaggcaagctccgtccagactcctacgggagccggactccgcctccaacttcagctgcaggcaaacaccgtccggactcctatgggaaccggacttcgccctcgacttcgatcgaaagaagactccgttcggactcctacgggagccagacttcatcctcgacttcgaatgctggtaagctccgtccgggctcctacgggagccagactccgtctccgactccaactgcagacaagctccgtccgggctcctacgggagccggacttcatccccaatgtcgactgcaggaagacctagtccgagctcctacgggagccggacttcgcctccgactccagctatagactccaaccgaacttcagccgacaagtctggaccccctagcaggccgcagtaacggccacgactctgctccactccctgcggcagatcctacgcagctctattactccctggcaggccgcagtaatggccacgattctgctccactccctgcggcggatcctgtgcggttccaccactccctgacgagtcacgacaacggacgtcgctccactctccgcaactgattccacgtggcgagccatggtgacagccatgactccaccccattactcttcatgataaattttttctggCTCCGTACGGCCCActacgaggcgatcataaaccgTCGCCATCAACCCGCTGCTCCCccagtctataaaaggggatccagatacgttattctcgaaGCTTTCATTTTTACctggaaactctgctaaaatttctgttcgagcactccattcttgttgaggcagagaactgacttgagcatcggagggtcttgccagagcaaccccacctctggtttagccttcttttgcaggtccggacggcgaccgcgacccccacaactccagcttctccgacgcaggcagatttttgcaccaacagatatcaaaaataaaaaaattactaaaaatttgtaattgattttgagatcgatttcttaaattaaaaattattttaaaaaaattagtgatcAATTTTGAGACTGTttctaatttaataattaaaatttagcgaTAGATTTTGTAacctattttaaaaattaaaatattataaaaaataaattacgacTGATTTTACGATCGAttgtttaaataaaaaatattttaaagaaacTTAGCAATGAATTTTTTTGGTCAGTAAATTGGTTGCAAAatagttaataatttttttattttaggttgCTAAATTGgttgtaaaattttaattaatttttttactttcaattgtaaaattttacGATGGATAAAATCGATCGCAAAGTATTTGTGATCAAAATTTTTGCAACCGATTTGAATCGATTGCAAAATAAATTAGCAactgatttttattatttatcaatcgaTTTTACAGTCGCTAAAATCTTATTTTCTTAtagtattttttttggataagattttGATCAAGCGTAATTTTCAATCCAAAAAGAATCTGACGAAGTAATAGAAGACAAAgttaatataaaaatcataatataCCTCCCGAAGAGTTTTAACTTTTTTGAAATTATATCTACTTGGCATATCTATATTAGATAAAAGAGTTccactaaaattataaaattaatctaACCTGAATTGTTCAGGGGTGGAAGTTTATTTAAAAGTTAAGAAAAAGAATCCAATTTAAATTATGTAAGGACGGACCTTACTATTATAAATAGACAATATATATctcatttttaattaataaaaaaataaataaaaagaaataatatgGGCTTGAGCCTACTTTCGAAAATTCTGTTCttcatctatatatttttttaataagaatcaaattgagtaggttgaatataatttttgttcTTTTTGATCGGATCAGAATTAGTATACAAAGATGAGCAAAATCACTTTTgaaaaagttaattttttatcaatattttagGGGAATTTTGGAGAGCATTTCAAAGGAGATGAGATTGGTTAGAGATGGATAGCAAGAGACTGGCTAGGCAActagataatatatttttatcaaaaaattttttacaaaacTACTCATTTTTCTATAGTTATTATCCTTCAAAATAATCAACCAATTTTTCACTCGAGAAGTAGGCTCAAAGATCGCGACCTCTTCTCAGATATAGTCCGACTAGAGGTAGAAGATCTCGTAAAAAGAGCATTCAATCTTTGATCCAGATAAAGTGGAGGAGGAATACTTATGTTTACGGATGCTTGCAAAATGAAGCTGGGAACAGTGATAAGCTTAAGATATTTTTGCAAGGAAAGAAGCCTCTAGAACGCGGGCAGATAAGGATGAGCCCCCAGTCACGGGCGAGCGGGCCCTTTGCAAGGTCAAGAACAAGGAGTCGGATTAAGATACAACGGGCCGGCCATACTACCTGGTAAACAAGTCGCGAATTTCGGACTGGCTACACTGTggagatatgatttttttttaattttttaatgataatgcTTCGGGACTCCCGTCATGACTCATGTGTGGGCCCACCACGTCGGGCCTGGCCATTTGATTCTGCACCATTCAGATCCCGCAAATCCTACCAATCCCCCGCACACGTGGCAGGATAATCTTCGTGTGCCGGAAGCGGGAGTCCCTCAGCATGGTTTTCTtttctaaaataaattggtaACAACAATGGCAAGAAAGGGACCGATCGACGAGGACCTGGTCCCGGTTTTAGGTCAAATCTGTGTGCTTCTATCCAGAAACTGCCCATCTCCATCCATTATAAGGCGGGAGGCATCAACCAACCACTGCATCTTTGTTTGAAGCGTGAGAGGCAGGCAGAAAAAATGGGTTCCCTCATGTCGGGCTGGGACTCACCTTTTCTGGACCCAGATACAGGTGtgctttctcttcttcctctccgttaGCATTACCCCTCGCCTTTCTCTCTGGATCCCGTTTGGATGTTTTAGTTACTTGATGTTGCTCAAGGACTCATGCGTGCTTGTTCATGACCACAGTTAGATTGGAAAGGAATAGATCGCTAACAAAAGAAGAGATCGAGATCTTCTGGAAGTTGCACAAGAAAACCGAAGAAGAGGAAGGGGAAAACTTCCAAAATGACTCCCATTCCCCGAAACAGTCTCAGGTAGCCAGCCTTAGTTCCTTGAGTTCTTGGAATTTTTTTTTGTGTCCCCTCTAAAGGTAAGGGAGGCAAGAGAACCACCCGGCCTAGAGTTCTTGAAACTAAATGCTATTTTTCAAGCTAAGAAGAACTTGGAAGGTTTGCTCCTTAGTTAATTTCCTCATTTAagtagatcatttttttttttttgaagagtaATTTAAGTAGATCATCAGAATTCATACCCGTCATTCTCTTGCCTGCCTCGTTTTGGATAGATACTAAATTTTCGTGGGACCAAGATTCGGAGGAGATCTTCTTCTCTTCTATATCATCGAAATCTGCTCCAACGGAAACTTAGTAGTTTTTTGTAACCAAGCCAGTATTTGATGGGAAAAGGGTTTGTCTAGTAGTGATATATAGAAGTTTGGTTTCGACCTGTTTCAGCGGCATGTGCGACCAGTCTAAGATTCCGAACCGCTATCGTCTCTTCAGCTATCAATTACTTAAGCCGACCACCAACGTGCCACGCAGCCATCTTCCTATCCTATTCTGTTTTACCTTTTACAGATCTTTGTATTCAGCCTTGGCTTACTACCGCGGTACCTGTTGTTTTGTTTGgttaaaaatatttagtattgtaCTTCTGCCAAAGctctatctaaaaaaaaaaaaaaaaaaaagaaaagaaaaaaaaaagaaaagaaaaaaaaagaaaagaaaagaagaagaagaaggtctacCTATATTCTATTCTGTTGCTGATCTCTCtgcatatctatctatatattccAGGAAATGGATGCGATCAGGCTGAAGAAGTTTGCGTTACGGCATCAGCTGGAGAAGGGTGAGAAGCCAGGCGACAATCCTGATGAATTGGACACCAAACCAGACAAGAGTGGCGACTGGTAAGGAGCTACGTGCGCTCTGCCCCTGCTCTGCTTTGCTCGTACGCCAACCCAAACTAGTGTGTCTGTTTGTGTATGGAAGTATATTCCTTAAAACCATGATCGGTTCGTTTGCAGGTGGACCAGGAGCAACTGGGCTTTTCTCAACGAGCCTCCGCGGGACGAGATGGACGACTCGGCTCAGAAATACACCGCCCAGTTCCATGTCGCCGCACTCGCCACCAAAGGAGAATAACCCCGATTCTCTGGTGACCTTTCACCGTTGCAGCAATTAGCATctatttatgatgcatgtcatgTATATCCAACACCATGCGTGTGTGCAAGTCAGTATGTACATATGCCCATGTTTGATGtagtttattaatttttaggagttGCTGTGATTAAGAGCAACACTATTACCTTGGTTCCAAGGGAAAATGAGATACGCTGTTTCTTTCTTATTCTTCATTGATTGAAGAACAAAGATAAATTTATCTATATATGCATGAAGGAATCAATGTCCGGAAGGTCATCCTaacaagagagagaaaagattaCCAGAGATTTAAGATTTCCGTAGATGGAAATCTTAATCTCTTTCAAAAACGCAGGTACCAGCAAAAGGGACATGCATCCCCGTAAGCGGCCGggagagatttagatttgttaaaaaatataagatcggCTAATGAACTGCGAATCAACCACACCAGATTGTTAAGATTTCGACAAAGTCCATATCAACTACTAAACTAACTGGACGGTTACATTGTTCTTAATGCATAACTATCCCTGATGACTGAACTATGGAATATTTTTATACTCCTGGAATTCCATAATCCCCGATTTTTGGGGCGGGGGAGGGGGTGGTGGGGGGAGAGTATTAATAAGGTCTGGAGTAAAGAAGGGCGAACCCAACCCTCATTAAGCCAATGAAACAGAAAAATCAACAGATTAGGGAGAAAGAACTCCTCCTAGCATCTTGATCAGGTCAACAATTACCTGCAACAAATATTTCACAACAAGCTTATGATTAAGTTGGATTGCATCCTCGAAAGAAAATGTCTTTTTTtagttaaattaaaaataaaaactcaaaatttaGGGGGATGTTTGTTGTGTGTTATTAGGCGATATTCAGATGAGCTGTAAATTAGAAATACGATTATATTAGTTATAATACAATTGTATTAACGGTACTTCTATTTTTAGTCAGATTAATCACTGAGATTTCATTTTGCTGATGTATGGCAATTAGAATTCTTGATGTATAGTAATTTGCCTTGTATGGACGAAGCCAAGTACTTTATATACTGTAATCCTTCTGGGAAATaaacaagaaaaaaatttatcacaaaaagcagatttgatttggtatcagagccaatagAAGAGGAATGGTCGAGAATCGACAATCACCAACCTAGAAAACACCAACCTTTTCAACACCACAATATGGCTGAAGAAAAAATCACAGAAATACCATCGTCCTTTCACCTGAGTTCCTCGGACAATCTGGCAACGCCGTTGATATCTTATCCATTGATGGGAGACAATTACCCGAGGTGGGCGAGATCAATGAGAAATGCGTTGAAGGCGAAGAACAAACTGGGATTTGTGGACGAATCGATCAGAAACCTAACCCCTCCTCTGCGAATTTTGGAGCCTGGGATGTTTGCAACTCTATGGTAACGGCATGGATTGTCAATTCTTAGGAGAAAAATCTTCAGGATAGTGTGGGATATGCCGACGATGTCAAGATTATTTGGGACGAACTTAAAGAGAGATTCTCTCAAGGTAATGCTCCAAGAATTTTTcggatcaaaaataaaatttgtctCTTTCAGCAGGATGGACGCACTATGGCGGACTGACTACTACTCTAAAGTTGAAGGGACTTTGGGACGAGCTCGATGACTATTCCAGAATACCAGAGTGCAGGTGTGAAGCGGCCTGTAAGTTCATCAAGGAAAAggaaattaagaaattatatcaATTTCTCATGGGACTTGATGAGGAGCCTTACTGTACAGTTAGGTCGCAAATCCTGAGCACTGAACCACTCTCGTCGCTAGGTAAGACGTATTCCATGGTTTGTCAGGAAGAACGTCAAAGACAAGTCGCGATGGGAAAAGAAGAACGCACTGAATTTGCAGCCTTCTTTGTTGCGGATTGAAGAAAGGGGCCGATGAAGATGAATAAGGGTCCCAAGTTGAGATGTCAACGCTGCAACAAACTGGGGCATGAGAAGGATAGGTGCTGGGAAATCATCGGGTATCCTTCGAACGCTGAATCCTGACGAACAAATCGAGGAAAGAAAGTTGTGGGCGCATCTGGGAATGCTTCAAGCTACAAATCCTCAATGGTAGCAGCGAATGGAGTGAGAAAGAAGATCTATGAAGTGAACTCTGCCCAAATGCTGACTTTAGGCTACATGACAAGCTCGACCCAACAGGCCCAATCTCTCCATTGCCGGGCTTTGCTTCAGACCAATGTCTGCAACTTTTAGCTCTTTTAAATAATATGAAAGGTCCCAGTGAAGAAATGGCTGGTAAAATCTCGCCCCATAATGATATAGCAGAATGGATTCTTGACACGGGAGCCTCTGTACACATGACGGAAAATTACCAAGCTCTTCGTAAGCCCAAATTAGTGAATGAAGAATGTGCCATACGACTTCCAAATGGGGGAGTTGTTTATGCAAACACAATAGGCCACGTATATTTGAGTCCATCTCTAATATTGCAAGATGTTTTATATGTTTCTGTTTTCCAATGCAATTTAATTTCAATTGGAAAATTAACTCCAAATTTGAGTTGCACAGCGATGGTGTTCCCTAAATTTTATCTTGTGTAGGACCTCACCTCAAAGAAGCCGATTGGTCTGGGTGAATTGTGGGGAGGGGTCTATCGTTTGCAATCGGAAGCATCAAGCAAGAAATTCATATTTGCTTTTTCGACATCACAGTCAAACAACTATCATTTGCGGCATCAAAGATTAGGACATCCATCGAGACAGGCCCATAGTTTGATTTCAGAAGTTTCAGTTGATAAATTTGATAATGAGCCATGTGATATTTGCTTACGTGCGAAACATTCTAGAATGCCTTCTACTGCTAGTGAAAATAAGTCTACTGCATGTTTTGAGTTAGTTCACTATGATATTTGGGGTCcttattaaagaaaaagaaatatgttTTAGGGGATGGATTGGTAGgaagcatctaaaaattttctataacaacttaataaagattagatctttatctgatatgcagcagaatagggatcaaatctccaaagattctgaatccaaagcctcTTGTAGGTCTGAATCCACAAATCTTCTACTTCGTGCGCACGTCGAACTTcacagaaaagcaggatgaagccTTAGATTGATGCACCTTCACAAGACAACAAGAGAGGTGAGAGAACTTCTGATGTGACGCTtcacaccagcaagaggggatgcccaaagagCCTTCATGCCTTGGAGAAGAGGGACGCCCAAAGAGGGAACATGCCAAGAGCAAAGGTGACGCCTACTCCTCCTTcatgcctcttctctctctctttctcgtcttagcgcacaatctaattgttatgctatgatagttagagatcctccctatttatagatgattctccatgacccataagactaggatttctaattcaaacaagctttCAATTAATTCATAACTTATCAAAAAAAGAGTCATAAGGAAAAAAAGATTGGCGCCTAACTAGATGCCCTCATGCACTCACGTCTACACCCAAGTGTGGGTCGGCATCATGCAGCACCCCACCACCTCTTGATCGGCCATGAAGAGAAAAAGTCTCAAtaaaagtggactctaaggattcaatctaaatatgaatcaattcgaatccaattcgaacctgattcgaacaaatttcgaataggctaTTAATCTTAAACTGTTTAGAATTTAGAACCAAGTTTAACTTGAATTTtcaacctaattaagtctaattaaatcaaatataatctaaaattaattagcacttaaatccaatctcttaTAGACTCTctgaatcatagatcaaattttattcttctccagaattgaacctgaaccttatgTTTAGTGCTAgccagacatagtcaactgtttaatcctgtatgacccataacttaattttcaatcaagttaatctatttgttcaatcaagtcatatactttcaaattgaacatatagacttagatcaattctttcctacatcgCTTGACTTTATGCAAGACTTCATAGGTTGGAACACTAAGTCGGCAGTACAAAAATtgctttctgtactaatcgaagttaccatctagtaatgattttcgacattcgaatagatcgaataattataagataatatttaagaatctatgcatatggttaccacataatttattcctttgatcctgaatacttTAGGACGATCTagtgttaaactgtcaaccctgatggatcatcctcattgtattccaacctttcaaatccattataTGGATTATctggatcaagattttactaaattaaaaaacagtgatgcatcagctcctataatctggagggatcaattctatcttgttccatatacagacttcgcaagtacttgactgtacctagtgatcttccgtcactgcattagaaatacagatagtcggcaccaaagtacagtgagttgcttgcaaattattatggtgatctcaggtctgagggacacttatgcacATATGCTTCGCGAGCTGCTCTTAATAGCAGAGCACTCAGCAGatgagttacttgttcagtgacgatgtactcctacatcttacctgtatgtaataccagtatctccacactttttggttaagaggacaactaacctatatggcacataacgaccttcactcgataaacatcatcgtcctttaatgacgtatcatttgatcacgaacatatttaaaaactatacaacaaatcctcttttattgattactttatagttttaaggacttcatcacaatataagagttctaataaggtgtaactttatgatgaaagatatcaaaataatttttatttaatgattaaatgattcatatacatattataaaaaggagcacaatcgttcatacgattggttttaggacacattGCCTAATAATATATTGCTGCTTCTCTATCTGGTGCATATTATTTTCTTACCATTGTCAACGTGCGTATACTTGATAAAAGAGAAGTCCGAAACATACAGGTTGTTGGTGAAATTTCATAACTTAGTAAAATCATAATTTGGATGCAGTATAAAAATGTTTAGATCAGATAATGGTCAAGAGTTTCTTTCTAGAATTGCTCAATGTTTTTACTTTGATAATAAGATAGTACATCAAACGACTTATGTTGATACTCCTCAATAAAATGGAAGGGTAGAGAGAAAACACCGATACATTCTAAATATAGCAAGAGCCTTAAAATTTCAAGCaggattgcccatcaaattttgaGGGGAATGTGTCTTAACCGCATTACACTTAATAAATCACACACCAACACAAGTGTTATCTGATAAAACATCCTATGAGATGATATATGGGCGCAAACCAAGTTATGTTCACATTCGGATTTTTGGGTCTATCTGTTATGCTCACTGGAGACCTAGAATCCTTGATAAATTTCATCCAAAAACTCAAAAAGGCATCTTCAGTGGCCATCCTCATGTCCAAAAAGGTTGGAAGTTGTATGATCTCAATACCCATGAAGTATTTGTCTCTCAAGATATTACTTTTAATGAAAACAATTCATGACTTTTGAGGACTCGATGGACAATGGCCAACTGTACCTTTGTCGAATTTTGAGTCTGATTTTGGCTTTGCACCTAATGAGGCCAAACACTCTACTGTACCAGACTCACCAACGGATCACGGCCAACACAATGAGGGCCTTGGCAGATGATGAGGAGGTCAATGTATATCTACACCGTGGCCCACAAACGACATCTCTTCCACCAGATCAGCCCACATATAGAGAAATGGCCTTAATACAAACTTTCAAGAATGTCACGCGCACAGAAGAAGCCGATGGTAATTTAGTCAGGGGGTGCACAACAAATTCACATACAGGAGAATCATGATTGGGTAGAAATAGGAAGCCACCTGCTTATCTTGAGGATTATATATATGCAATGCAGCAAACTCCAGCGTACCCCTCACCCACAATAACCCATTCTGCAGTGACTTCAGGTATGGTCCACTCCATAGAAAGATTTATTTCATATGATAAATTGTCTCGAACTCAAAGAGCATTTGTAGCATTGCTCGAGGAGCACTTTGAGCCTACCACTTATTCACAAGCTGTAAAGGATCCATGTTGGAGAGATGCCATGATCAATGAACTACAGGCTCTTGAAGAAAATGGCACATGGACTATGGAATCATTACCATTTGGGAAGAAACACGTTGGATATTCAAGGGTGTATAAAATCAAATGTCATGCTGATGGGAGCATCAATCGCTATAAGGTGCGTCTTGTCACTAAAGGCTTCACTCAAATAAAGAGGCTAGACTTTCATGAGACCTTCGCACCAGTAGCTAAATTGGTGTGTCCGATGCTTTTTGGTTAGTTCCTTATCTAAAAGATGGAAACTGCATCAATTAGATGTGCACAATGCATTTCTTCATAGAGATCTTGATGAGAAAATCTATATGCATATTCTACCTGACTATCATACCACTGACCCAAACAAAGTATGTCATTTGAGA
Above is a genomic segment from Elaeis guineensis isolate ETL-2024a chromosome 1, EG11, whole genome shotgun sequence containing:
- the LOC105034334 gene encoding uncharacterized protein is translated as MGSLMSGWDSPFLDPDTVRLERNRSLTKEEIEIFWKLHKKTEEEEGENFQNDSHSPKQSQEMDAIRLKKFALRHQLEKGEKPGDNPDELDTKPDKSGDWWTRSNWAFLNEPPRDEMDDSAQKYTAQFHVAALATKGE